From one Peredibacter starrii genomic stretch:
- a CDS encoding TraM recognition domain-containing protein yields the protein MIKYDEAKKLYRVSYSRRHPVTKQATSLTRTGIKTMEEAKRTYNELIIKMEQKFNRSLFPLWPEIVDRFIEHFRNRGIANNTVYNYKTGLYSHTVPRWEKKQINEITTSDIRELVLDGLGHKSEALRKDILKYIRATFTYAVDMGIIQRDPTPKIKSISLNPLMEGTVNQVVDRIMRSFDWSEPYYRDASRRSLTKALQKLEKDGEGFTLKKVFDELVRLESKENIGLIAKIEAILVSDFGKILNSDGPDALTLSKIRDEKACLYIGLSTQGYGETATAVGKLFLGELLYNSYKTLSKEDSKGLENPISIYFDEFGSLVTPEFIELQNKCRGAGMELTLAVQTASDIDRVNPDLTKQVIENAGNLFILKQRLDSSASLFADAVGTILAKKQTYRIENGEQQKSGSEREVYELIVHPDIIKNLGIGQCVLLRQGPTRVNMINVRNRRWDVLRKDNAAKHSAPSIV from the coding sequence ATGATTAAATACGATGAAGCCAAGAAGTTATATCGAGTGAGCTATAGCCGAAGACATCCTGTTACTAAACAGGCGACAAGTCTTACCAGGACAGGAATTAAGACCATGGAGGAAGCTAAAAGAACCTATAACGAACTCATCATTAAAATGGAACAGAAGTTTAATCGCTCTCTTTTTCCATTATGGCCCGAGATCGTAGATCGGTTCATAGAGCATTTCAGAAATAGAGGAATCGCTAATAATACTGTTTATAACTATAAAACAGGCCTCTATTCCCATACCGTTCCGAGATGGGAGAAGAAACAAATAAATGAGATCACAACTTCAGATATTAGGGAGCTTGTCTTAGATGGTCTTGGTCACAAGTCTGAGGCTTTAAGGAAAGACATCCTAAAATATATTAGGGCCACTTTCACCTATGCTGTGGACATGGGAATTATTCAGCGAGATCCAACTCCTAAAATAAAGTCCATTTCCCTTAATCCTTTGATGGAGGGAACTGTTAACCAAGTGGTTGATAGGATCATGAGGTCATTTGATTGGTCAGAACCATACTATCGAGATGCTTCAAGGAGAAGTTTAACCAAGGCCTTGCAAAAACTTGAAAAGGATGGTGAAGGCTTTACTCTAAAGAAGGTCTTCGATGAATTGGTGCGACTCGAGAGCAAAGAGAATATTGGGCTTATTGCTAAAATTGAGGCGATTCTTGTTTCAGACTTCGGAAAGATTCTAAATTCTGATGGGCCAGATGCGCTCACTCTATCAAAAATACGTGATGAAAAGGCTTGCCTGTATATAGGTTTATCTACTCAAGGCTATGGAGAAACGGCTACAGCGGTAGGGAAACTCTTTTTAGGGGAACTTCTTTATAACTCCTATAAGACATTATCAAAAGAGGACTCCAAGGGATTGGAAAATCCGATTAGTATTTATTTTGATGAATTTGGCTCTCTTGTTACTCCTGAGTTCATCGAATTACAAAATAAGTGTCGTGGTGCCGGAATGGAACTTACCCTTGCTGTTCAAACGGCATCCGATATAGACCGAGTAAATCCAGACCTAACCAAACAGGTTATCGAGAACGCCGGAAATCTTTTTATCCTTAAACAAAGACTTGATAGCTCAGCCTCACTTTTTGCAGATGCCGTTGGAACAATTCTCGCTAAGAAGCAAACCTACAGAATTGAAAACGGTGAGCAACAAAAGTCAGGAAGTGAACGTGAAGTTTATGAGCTTATCGTTCACCCGGACATTATTAAGAACCTTGGAATAGGCCAGTGTGTGCTTTTAAGGCAAGGGCCCACAAGGGTTAATATGATCAACGTGAGGAATAGAAGATGGGATGTCCTCAGGAAAGATAACGCTGCCAAACACTCGGCACCTTCAATTGTCTAG